The sequence aaattattttctcgacattatatattttttttgttccttggatacaaagttaaaaaatgaaataatatctagaatttttttaaaaaataatttttaaaaaaatgaaaaagaggaaaaatatgGTTTCATtcaaaaaagttatattttacagtatttttggaaaaataaacaCTCCGTAACTATGCATCAATTAATGCACTGCACACACCACGAATCCCTTGTCCCCAACTCCCAACTACTTTTCGTCCTTCTTTAAAAATAGGGTGTTCACATAACATTTATTTTCACACACTAGAgaatttagaaatttcaaaaatgttttttaagttttttttttaaaatcttttagtAACTTTAAAATGATAGGTAGATTTATCATTAGAAAAGTATTAGGTTCAAATACTTATCTcgatcaaatttttattattattattattttataatattagatGAGAGGAAATTAATGTAAAGTGTTTTAATTAATTCTATGTCGTAAGCATTTTGAACAATGCATTCGCAAATTAAGCTGTATATTTCTACTCAGATAGTTTAAAAATGATCTGAATAAGTCTTATGTTAGAGATGAATAAATCATATCATGTGTAATAAAGATATAAATAATCAACGTGACGCGTATTATATGACATAGATTTCGGCTAAGACAAAGAgtgcactaattaattaacaaactATTACCTAAATCAGATCTCAAACTAACTTGGATTGTAAATGCGGATCAGTTGtagaatcaatttttttactaatcGGATCGCAAATTTACATTAGTTAGAAGAGTAGTAAgagaatttaaaaaaagtacgaaaaataatatatatatatatatatatatatatatatatatatatatatatatatatatatatatatatatgagagccTTCGCGGAATGATTTGttaggagttgagctagaatactatcggtagtaaacgagccgttttattaccgatttgttttcgatgatagagcttcaaaattgacgatcggctccgttaaatatgatctaaaccatttaaactacctagaaatcaaatttcacgcacttttgatattgttcttttatccatcaagtgaatagaaaaataaatgactgaaaataaatactctttaaaaaatgatgataggagtcttgtaattaagatcaagagtatagatcttgttttaaatagtttaaagaattttctaacaaaaattcaattaatttggatatctttatgccggtaaataagaaaacgcctcttatcgaccattaaaattacaaattttgaaaccctttgatcattagacaaatgatgtcgaaaagatttgaaatttaatttctaaacatttcaagtggtatagatcatgttcaacggagccgatcgtcaatttgaaagctctatcatcgaaaataaatcggtcgtaaaacggctcgtttactaccgatagtattctagctcaactcgaTATGTTAGTGTATATATGCTTTTCACGTGAGGTGAAATATAAGGCGCTGTcacttttttagttttttttttaattttaatttttgtataatttgatatatggaataaattttttctcttattattattattattattattattattggttagGTTACTAAGCGCTCTGTCCAAGTGAAAGTGATAACttatttaaaaactattttagaagtagaaaaaaattatttttaaatttttattttttattgtcgaataaatattttagatttaacAATTGCAAGTAATCCACCACCCCCTTCTACGTTATTTCATGAAGAAATTCCATTGAAAAAATGGCAATGATGCGAGACGAGGCCTAAAGAAGGgcagaagcaaaaaaaaatatatatatatatatatatttttctattttctgacatgaatatatatatataaaaagtatatagTAACAAATTCATTGCAATTGACACTGcataatatatttacataaagACATGTGTAATGTATTTCAACAATCAAAGCAGAAGCTAACTCTGATtccatattatttataatacaattttaataaaaaataataattcagaaATAATTTTAGCCTTCGTTTGAAATTACGAAGAGATTGCATGACTACATacaataaaaaagtatgaaaaaaaaattaaatatttatttttaggaataattgtctatatacccctcaaaacttcagaaatatctcGTTTaactctacttttttttttctttccaatatatccCTTATatattcctccgttattccaaaatatccccGCAGTTATcacctgttaagttaacttgggttaaacgtgggttaaatatctaccacagttaaaaaaaattaaaataccacttttgtccttaacttaaagtcaaataagaaatgttggtgaatATGGTAGaagtatatatttgaaaagattaaaaagtaaaatactttttatgcccctaacttaaggacaaataaggaAAGTCGGTGctggtagaaggatatatttaaaagggcaaaatagtaatttcatagagataacagagttcattaaccgatcttaactctagggatatatttgaaatagattggaacgtaaaaaatatattttcaatattagccttctaaaaaagataaatcagaaagtcgaaaagaTATTTTTCGagatataagtaattgccccttatttttattacataatatcatattttatatatcataATGAATcaggtataatatttttttttctctcattaaaaagaataaaaataacacTTTTATACACTTTCATCTAAATTTCGTTTTACCTGTTGGCATTACATTTTGCCTCCGTAACAAGCAAGAtattaattgcatatataacTCCCAACCCCATCCATCAAAGCTAAGCCTCTATATAAACCCCTCACACCATCACTACGACACTCCACTGAGCaacactactactactactattattactactactactactactacacaAACTAAACACTTCCTCCCTCTCTATAAAATGTCCGGCCGCTCTTCCGCACCGCTTACGGCCGCGGCGCTGCTGCTGGGCGTGCTGCTGCTGGcagcgccggcggcggaggcgctGACGTGCGGGCAGGTGGTGTCGTTCATCTCGCAGTGCCTGCAGTACGCGCGAGGCCCGGGCACCAGCCCGCCGCCCGCGGCCTGCTGCAGCGGCGTGAAAGGGCTGAACAACGCCGCGCAGTCGACGCCCGACCGGCAGACCGCCTGCAACTGCCTGAAGAAAGCCGCCGGAACGGTCACCGGGCTGAAGGCCGGCCTCGTCGCCGGCATCCCCCAACAGTGCGGGGTCAACGTCCCCTACGCCATCAGCACCTCCACCGACTGCTCTAAGTAAGAACACATACATGTCATCCGCTTATGAGTCAGTTTTGTACGCATGACAAATTTACTGTCTAAAGAATGAACTTTTCATTGAACGACGAGTACTAATTAAAGATGTGGTCGGTACCATAGAAAATGaactcaaaaatatatttaacaaaatttataaaaaaaatatacttaaaaaTTAGGTATAAATTTGTTGGCCACTCCagattttgaaattatataCCTGAGATTTTAGTTAGAAATTCTCATACTTAGTTGCAGGGATTGCAATGTTACGGAGATCTATCTAacactttcttttttgttttttgtctttttttgctaattttaatGCAGGGTGCGCTAAGTTTAAAGCAAGGGGGAGGTGGTCATGAGTTAGGAGGAGTAACTAAGAATAATAAGGTGGAGAGAGCTCTTTTGGAACACCTTTGATGCGTGTCACGTTGTGTTCATGGGCTCCTAAATTATCCAACTTTTTTATATCCATGCATGTGTCAATGTTTGTCTCTCTTTCCTCAAGCTATACATCCTTAGTGGGCTTGGGTTTTGTAGCACTTGTTTCCTGTTTATGATGTGATCAAAGACATGTTCTACTTATTTGAATGGTTTACATCTAGTCTATACTTTATGTCTATACTTTATGATTGTGTTTATACTTTATGAttgtgtttggttgaaaatgtgaatcgtAATCAGCATAAAATTAAAATGGACTATAATAAAAACAAAGCGGTACGTAGTATATATATGCTGCAATACTATCGATAAGATCCAATTTGCTTAATGGAATCGAACTGTTGGATaaaaggatgtgtggttaggatgatagtgatcaaTTTTTTAGAGTTAAGTGCgtagttggttggttgaatagtataatctaacgagtaaaaatgatcaaagaatagatctaatggcagaaGACTCGATAATACCAAAAGCTTGGTACCATCGATAGTGTAGTAGCCGGActccggactctctctctctctctatatatatatacaaaaatcataattttaaagTGTAATCAATTTAAACAAATGAAGCCTATTTGAGAAGAAGCTTAAATGGGCACAAATCATCATGAACACTTCATACTTGATATATTGAAGGTTTGCTGAAAGTATTTtcttaaaaacatatatatgcCATGTTTGAATCACAAAAcagacatctttttttttaaaaaaataaactttctTGAAATTGTGAAGTAACTAGATTTCGAATTATTAGGAACAAGCACACCGAgatctttctttgtttttaatTCTTGAAAATAAACTCGATTACTAACCATAAAGCCTTCTAATGGAACAAGCACACATagatcttttttgtttttaagagGCCCATGAGCCAAGTTAAGTTGTGAACTTCAAAAACCTTGGGATCGTATAATTCATAGCATCTATTCGGTGCTCGAATGCTCGAATTAGGATGTTAATTAGGTTTTCCATATTTTCTGCTGCTAGTACAAGTGGTAGGAACAAATGATACCTGATTACTCGAATCCCATTGGTTTTGGGTTTGAATTCATGATGTTTTCTACTTTACCGTGTATAGACTACAGAGCATGCGCATGCTTTAAAACTacctcttgatttttttttttttttttttttaagaaatagatagcacgctacccgcttcgtttatttcatttagaaataaacttagctgaaaatgtgaaacaactaggattcgaatttgggtcttaGGTACCAACCACccag is a genomic window of Ananas comosus cultivar F153 linkage group 13, ASM154086v1, whole genome shotgun sequence containing:
- the LOC109719090 gene encoding non-specific lipid-transfer protein 4.1-like, translated to MSGRSSAPLTAAALLLGVLLLAAPAAEALTCGQVVSFISQCLQYARGPGTSPPPAACCSGVKGLNNAAQSTPDRQTACNCLKKAAGTVTGLKAGLVAGIPQQCGVNVPYAISTSTDCSKVR